A segment of the Gammaproteobacteria bacterium genome:
ACATTCTAAAGATTGAAATGATGGATCCGCGCTGGACTCTGCCCAGCCGTATGGAAAAAAACCCGATGGCCTGGATGGTGATGGTGAATGGTTTTATCGTAGATGCTCGCTCTCTGCCACGTGAAATTCAAGAGGATGCCTATCGAAAAGGTTTAATCCCTTACCTGCCGACAGAAAAAGAAGATAGGTCCTAGAACGTATCTGCTCGATAATAGGTGATCTTGGATGGTGTTGCTACTCTTGTTTTAGTGTTTTAAGAAAAGACCTCAGCGAAGGAGAAGTCACTGACTGTGAAGGCGGCGATCTCTGAGCGACGACACAACGTGTCGTACCCCACCGCAAGCATTGCCAGGTCACGTTTATCTCGTAGGGTTCCCTGATGTGCGAGGAGCATCTTGTCCACCAATCCCCGGTTGAGTGGCCCGGCCTGACGCTGACGGGTGCCCTTGGTGCGGGTGATGTGCTTCATGGCCAATTTGACCTCCATGACGTTGGTCGGACTGTCGAGGCCGGCGGCGCGATGGAAGGTGGTGATGGAGGAGAGGAAGTGTCGGATCGAGGCGACGGCGGAGGTGGGCGCTAGGGC
Coding sequences within it:
- a CDS encoding hypothetical protein (Evidence 5 : Unknown function), whose translation is MEVKLAMKHITRTKGTRQRQAGPLNRGLVDKMLLAHQGTLRDKRDLAMLAVGYDTLCRRSEIAAFTVSDFSFAEVFS